The Cherax quadricarinatus isolate ZL_2023a chromosome 66, ASM3850222v1, whole genome shotgun sequence genome window below encodes:
- the LOC128705541 gene encoding uncharacterized protein isoform X2 — translation MTQDLVGPGVVVSVVEEESLLERLLPGGGAPHTLLILNMTHPPSPELHCLNTRCDPEYPVCPHDASNDRYISQQLLREGTWEPHIITLFSAALAYYPSSTVVDLGAHVGVYSLLGARLGAWAVAVEPVWSSAVRLHAGAVAGGVASKVTILLHAVADHRFHAKLHYREGNLGGTSVVKATPREAEIIRKSRPHDQVTTITLDHLKSFVNTSHVLLKIDVEGWECGAVLGGKIFLMEHFTPYIFMEWSVVANNRHKYHAPCRASALQQMVNWLASHGYHVHISKSGAPLNPAKLDTWRVGDIYWRHHSAPRLHQW, via the exons ATGACACAAGACCTG GTTGGTCctggggtggtagtgagtgtggtggaagaggagagctTGCTGGAGCGTCTGTTACCTGGTGGCGGCGCCCCGCACACCCTGCTCATCCTCAACATGACTCATCCACCCTCGCCAGAACTTCACTGCCTCAATACCAG GTGTGATCCCGAGTACCCAGTGTGTCCTCATGATGCTTCCAATGACAGGTACATCTCTCAGCAGCTACTGAGAGAAGGCACCTGGGAgccacacatcatcacactcTTCTCAGCTGCTTTGGCCTACTACCC GTCAAGCACTGTGGTTGATCTAGGTGCTCATGTAGGTGTGTACAGCCTACTAGGAGCACGGTTGGGTGCATGGGCGGTTGCGGTGGAGCCAGTGTGGTCATCAGCAGTAAGACTACATGCTGGTGCTGTGGCTGGGGGGGTGGCCAGCAAGGTCACCATTTTGCTTCATGCAGTAGCTGACCACCGTTTCCATGCTAAG TTACACTACCGTGAGGGTAACCTTGGTGGAACGTCAGTAGTGAAGGCAACACCGAGGGAGGCAGAGATCATCAGGAAGTCACGACCTCATGACCAAGTCACCACAATCACTTTGGATCACCTCAAGTCATTTGTCAACACTTCTCATGTCCTCCTTAAGATTGATGTTG AAGGGTGGGAGTGTGGAGCAGTGCTGGGTGGTAAGATCTTCTTGATGGAGCACTTCACACCCTATATCTTCATGGAGTGGTCAGTGGTGGCCAACAACCGCCACAAGTACCATGCCCCTTGCCGTGCCAGTGCACTCCAGCAGATGGTCAATTGGCTCGCCTCCCATGGCTACCATGTTCATATCTCCAAGTCTGGCGCTCCTCTCAACCCAGCCAAGCTTGACACTTGGAGAGTTGGGGACATCTATTGGCGTCACCATAGTGCCCCCAGGCTCCACCAGTGGTAG
- the LOC128705541 gene encoding uncharacterized protein isoform X1, which translates to MPNWCRRPRIHRLLLIVLVVGTALVFVSLLLAAVGEDNDDSDTWPPHHLPHHQHRHYSQHAPKMTQDLVGPGVVVSVVEEESLLERLLPGGGAPHTLLILNMTHPPSPELHCLNTRCDPEYPVCPHDASNDRYISQQLLREGTWEPHIITLFSAALAYYPSSTVVDLGAHVGVYSLLGARLGAWAVAVEPVWSSAVRLHAGAVAGGVASKVTILLHAVADHRFHAKLHYREGNLGGTSVVKATPREAEIIRKSRPHDQVTTITLDHLKSFVNTSHVLLKIDVEGWECGAVLGGKIFLMEHFTPYIFMEWSVVANNRHKYHAPCRASALQQMVNWLASHGYHVHISKSGAPLNPAKLDTWRVGDIYWRHHSAPRLHQW; encoded by the exons ATGCCTAATTGGTGTCGACGACCTCGTATTCACCGACTACTGCTTATTG tgttggtggttgggACAGCACTGGTGTTTGTGAgtctgctgctggctgctgtggGTGAAGATAATGATGACTCtgacacctggcctccacaccatctccctcaccaccaacatcGGCACTACAGTCAACATGCCCCAAAGATGACACAAGACCTG GTTGGTCctggggtggtagtgagtgtggtggaagaggagagctTGCTGGAGCGTCTGTTACCTGGTGGCGGCGCCCCGCACACCCTGCTCATCCTCAACATGACTCATCCACCCTCGCCAGAACTTCACTGCCTCAATACCAG GTGTGATCCCGAGTACCCAGTGTGTCCTCATGATGCTTCCAATGACAGGTACATCTCTCAGCAGCTACTGAGAGAAGGCACCTGGGAgccacacatcatcacactcTTCTCAGCTGCTTTGGCCTACTACCC GTCAAGCACTGTGGTTGATCTAGGTGCTCATGTAGGTGTGTACAGCCTACTAGGAGCACGGTTGGGTGCATGGGCGGTTGCGGTGGAGCCAGTGTGGTCATCAGCAGTAAGACTACATGCTGGTGCTGTGGCTGGGGGGGTGGCCAGCAAGGTCACCATTTTGCTTCATGCAGTAGCTGACCACCGTTTCCATGCTAAG TTACACTACCGTGAGGGTAACCTTGGTGGAACGTCAGTAGTGAAGGCAACACCGAGGGAGGCAGAGATCATCAGGAAGTCACGACCTCATGACCAAGTCACCACAATCACTTTGGATCACCTCAAGTCATTTGTCAACACTTCTCATGTCCTCCTTAAGATTGATGTTG AAGGGTGGGAGTGTGGAGCAGTGCTGGGTGGTAAGATCTTCTTGATGGAGCACTTCACACCCTATATCTTCATGGAGTGGTCAGTGGTGGCCAACAACCGCCACAAGTACCATGCCCCTTGCCGTGCCAGTGCACTCCAGCAGATGGTCAATTGGCTCGCCTCCCATGGCTACCATGTTCATATCTCCAAGTCTGGCGCTCCTCTCAACCCAGCCAAGCTTGACACTTGGAGAGTTGGGGACATCTATTGGCGTCACCATAGTGCCCCCAGGCTCCACCAGTGGTAG